The Mesotoga sp. Brook.08.105.5.1 genome includes a region encoding these proteins:
- a CDS encoding DUF3226 domain-containing protein yields MFKKPDSVVSDSLLIVEGKDEVSFLDAYIFRHKGLEKSKVQIIDAGGKYSFRQDLADLKDLPGFDSVRRIAIIRDADLSAEKAFQSVSHVLRSESLPVPDRPGHFATDESGMVTVGVFVTPDNKRSGCLESLLVDVIKSRNLRGCVDQFFKCADRSFRPKQYMLALLSLMQEYCNSIGLAAQKSYFDFSIFDRCEMGTFIDAFLQI; encoded by the coding sequence GTGTTTAAGAAACCCGATAGTGTCGTCAGCGACTCACTTTTGATAGTAGAAGGAAAGGACGAGGTGTCTTTTCTTGATGCTTACATTTTCAGACATAAGGGCTTGGAGAAATCCAAGGTACAGATTATCGATGCGGGTGGAAAGTATAGTTTCAGGCAAGACCTGGCGGATCTAAAGGATCTACCAGGCTTCGATTCTGTCAGAAGGATCGCGATTATTAGAGATGCCGACCTTAGCGCCGAAAAAGCCTTTCAGAGCGTTTCGCATGTTTTGCGGAGCGAATCATTACCGGTGCCCGATAGACCAGGCCACTTCGCTACAGATGAATCTGGTATGGTAACAGTAGGGGTATTTGTTACTCCGGATAATAAACGTTCAGGTTGTCTCGAGTCTCTCTTGGTCGACGTTATTAAATCTCGTAACTTACGCGGCTGCGTAGATCAGTTCTTCAAGTGCGCTGACAGATCATTTAGACCTAAACAGTATATGCTAGCCCTTCTATCTTTGATGCAGGAGTACTGCAACTCGATTGGCTTGGCTGCTCAGAAAAGCTACTTTGATTTCAGCATTTTCGATAGATGCGAGATGGGAACGTTCATAGATGCATTTCTCCAGATATAG
- a CDS encoding type II toxin-antitoxin system HicA family toxin produces the protein MRLPRDIGGEELCKVLSKLGYEVTRQSGSHVRLTTKEKGEHHITIPRHSPLKPGTLNAILTEIADHLQMTKKDLLQFLDEE, from the coding sequence TTGAGACTCCCTAGGGATATTGGCGGTGAAGAACTGTGCAAAGTTCTCTCCAAGTTAGGTTACGAAGTCACACGTCAAAGCGGCAGCCATGTCAGGCTGACTACAAAGGAGAAAGGTGAGCATCATATAACTATACCTAGACACAGTCCGCTGAAGCCAGGTACTTTGAACGCCATACTCACGGAAATCGCCGACCATCTTCAAATGACAAAGAAGGACTTGCTTCAATTTCTAGATGAGGAATAG
- a CDS encoding 2-oxoisovalerate dehydrogenase yields the protein MNSEIIFLVEEDSVSGFIARALGQSIVTEAETLEELRDNIRDAIRCHFDENDLPRIIRLHFVKEEVIAL from the coding sequence GTGAATAGCGAGATAATCTTTCTGGTTGAAGAGGATTCTGTTTCGGGGTTCATCGCGCGAGCTTTGGGCCAATCAATAGTTACTGAAGCGGAGACTCTTGAAGAACTCAGGGACAACATCAGAGATGCCATCAGATGTCATTTCGATGAAAACGACCTCCCGAGAATAATCAGGTTGCATTTCGTCAAAGAAGAGGTAATTGCGCTTTGA
- a CDS encoding DUF4160 domain-containing protein — MPTISMFYGIIVRMYCSPNEHNPPLIQVYYQEYSSTVSIPDRELLSGEIPAKKLRLVQAWIELHSDELIANWKLVTDGELPFKIEPLR, encoded by the coding sequence ATGCCAACAATAAGCATGTTCTACGGAATAATTGTGAGGATGTACTGTTCTCCTAATGAGCACAATCCTCCTCTTATACAGGTTTACTATCAGGAATACAGTTCTACCGTCTCAATTCCCGATCGAGAACTTCTAAGTGGCGAGATTCCCGCAAAGAAGCTTCGATTAGTTCAGGCATGGATTGAGCTTCATTCCGATGAGCTAATCGCTAACTGGAAACTTGTGACAGACGGCGAACTTCCCTTCAAGATAGAGCCACTAAGATGA
- a CDS encoding DUF2442 domain-containing protein, giving the protein MTIGVKSIKSCKPYQLILEFSNGEERAIDLEGILNIGKFSELRDPKVFCSARISFDTIEWSNGLDICPEYLFDHSSPIAVPR; this is encoded by the coding sequence ATGACTATTGGAGTGAAGTCGATAAAGAGCTGTAAACCTTATCAGCTAATACTTGAGTTCAGTAATGGAGAAGAGAGAGCGATAGATCTGGAGGGAATACTGAACATAGGAAAATTCTCGGAGCTACGAGACCCGAAAGTCTTCTGCTCAGCTCGAATTAGCTTTGATACAATTGAATGGTCCAATGGACTGGACATCTGCCCAGAGTATCTCTTTGATCATTCAAGCCCTATAGCAGTACCTCGTTGA